A segment of the Methanobacterium spitsbergense genome:
CTAAAAACAAGAACAAAAAAAAATTCGAAAAAAGTTAATTATGAGACAGCCTCAAGTTTAAATAAATAAAAGGTGAAAAAATGAATACTTACAGAAAGACCGCAATAATTGTGGGAGTATTATTTATAGTTGCGACGGTTGCATCTATATTAGGCTCGGTTTTTTTAGGCTCGATTTTAGAAGCTCCCAATTATCTTATTAGCGTTTCTGCGCATGGAAACCAAATGATAATAGCAGTGATATTTTTCTTAATAGCTGCAATTTCTGCTTTTGCTACTTCATTTATGTTGTTTCCATTACTTAGAAGGCACATTGAAAGTTTAGCTATGGGTTATGTTGGTTTAAGATTATTTGAGAACGTTTTCTATATTGTTGGTACTATAGGTCTTCTTATGATGTTAACAGTAAGCCAGAAATATGTGGCAGGTGCAGTTGATGCTTCATATTACCAATCTTTAGGG
Coding sequences within it:
- a CDS encoding DUF4386 domain-containing protein; translation: MNTYRKTAIIVGVLFIVATVASILGSVFLGSILEAPNYLISVSAHGNQMIIAVIFFLIAAISAFATSFMLFPLLRRHIESLAMGYVGLRLFENVFYIVGTIGLLMMLTVSQKYVAGAVDASYYQSLGTLLLALQNWSVLIGTLIFFGLGSMTLNYVLYQSKLIPRWLSVWGLIGAAIVLLYGSLGIFGLGMGLTSPFAVLAIPIALQEMVFAVWLIVKGFNKSAIAPDLQNN